The Cucumis melo cultivar AY chromosome 6, USDA_Cmelo_AY_1.0, whole genome shotgun sequence genome includes a region encoding these proteins:
- the LOC103491829 gene encoding EID1-like F-box protein 2 yields MILTKQYRCVHSASCQCTKGHLSEDAIFLVFQHLNWNPKLIATLSCACKWFDDLAKRVLWKEFCRTRAPKMMLDLQSSGSHSVDGNWRALGKLLIYCSGCKKGGLFNNIQIPGHFVYRTRFSRTSGKSFLMPQCRTDILYVSDPCEHLDQGEEGDIGFFRGIFKSFSMSKVRKMLIKRGAELHPTEVCPYCKAKLWSMLQAKMIPQSASCRLGAYEDCIDYYVCLNGHMLGICTLLPLSDSEETSELE; encoded by the coding sequence ATGATTCTGACAAAGCAATACCGGTGTGTGCATTCAGCAAGCTGCCAGTGCACCAAGGGGCACCTCAGTGAGGATGCAATATTCCTAGTATTCCAGCATTTGAACTGGAACCCGAAGTTGATTGCTACTCTTTCCTGTGCATGCAAATGGTTTGACGATCTCGCCAAGCGAGTGCTATGGAAGGAGTTTTGCAGGACCCGAGCTCCAAAAATGATGCTGGATCTGCAGTCTAGTGGGAGTCACAGTGTGGATGGTAACTGGAGAGCTCTTGGAAAACTTCTTATTTATTGCTCGGGATGTAAGAAGGGTGGTCTGTTCAATAACATTCAAATTCCTGGTCATTTTGTTTATAGAACCCGATTTTCTAGGACATCGGGCAAGAGTTTTCTTATGCCACAATGCAGAACAGATATTTTATATGTATCTGATCCTTGTGAACATCTCGATCAAGGGGAAGAGGGGGATATTGGTTTCTTCAGGGGTATTTTTAAGTCATTTTCAATGTCAAAGGTTAGGAAAATGCTGATAAAGAGAGGAGCAGAGCTTCATCCGACGGAGGTGTGCCCTTATTGTAAGGCCAAGCTATGGAGCATGCTACAAGCTAAAATGATCCCACAAAGTGCTAGCTGTAGATTGGGTGCTTATGAGGATTGTATCGACTACTATGTCTGCCTGAATGGACATATGCTTGGTATTTGCACTCTGTTACCTTTGTCAGATTCTGAGGAGACATCCGAGTTGGAGTGA